From one Spiroplasma endosymbiont of Lasioglossum villosulum genomic stretch:
- a CDS encoding IS30 family transposase, which produces MSYKHLGIDERIYIENQLKFKFKISEIAKNLNRSISTIIREINRNKDNNHYFSLIAQNKAENRKQSHISFHKFKNKNLVKYVQQKLLLGWSPEQIYGRIKNFHKEWVISFKTIYTWIYFGMLDKVTSKNLRRKGKKRKSKENRGKFNGKSIKERDINVNDRITLGHWEGDTIVSSRGKSKSCLITLVERVSRFTLAILVKNRTTKVINKNVSYYLSILPKNIVKTITFDRGKEFSNWQQLEKNLDIKIYFANPYSPWQRGTNENTNGLIREKFPKKFIFSKTNKNEVHKFILSLNQRPRKILNYLSPIEYLDRKII; this is translated from the coding sequence ATGAGTTATAAACATCTTGGCATAGATGAAAGGATTTATATTGAGAATCAATTGAAATTTAAATTTAAAATTAGTGAAATAGCTAAAAATCTTAATCGAAGTATTAGTACTATTATTCGAGAAATTAATAGAAATAAAGATAATAATCATTATTTTTCATTAATTGCACAAAATAAAGCTGAAAATCGAAAACAATCACATATTAGTTTTCATAAGTTTAAAAATAAGAATTTAGTAAAATATGTACAACAAAAATTACTATTAGGTTGATCACCTGAACAAATTTATGGCAGAATTAAAAATTTTCATAAAGAGTGAGTTATTAGTTTTAAAACAATTTATACTTGAATTTATTTTGGAATGCTTGATAAAGTTACTAGTAAAAATTTAAGAAGAAAAGGTAAAAAACGAAAATCTAAAGAAAATCGTGGCAAGTTTAATGGTAAATCAATTAAAGAACGAGATATAAATGTTAATGATCGTATAACACTTGGTCATTGAGAAGGAGATACTATAGTATCATCACGAGGTAAAAGCAAATCATGTTTAATAACTTTAGTTGAAAGAGTATCACGATTTACTTTAGCAATATTAGTTAAAAACAGAACTACTAAAGTTATTAATAAAAATGTTAGTTATTATTTATCAATTCTTCCTAAAAACATTGTTAAAACTATTACTTTTGATCGTGGCAAAGAATTTTCAAATTGACAACAACTTGAAAAAAATTTAGATATAAAAATTTATTTTGCCAATCCATATTCACCTTGACAAAGAGGTACTAATGAAAATACTAATGGTTTAATTAGAGAAAAATTTCCTAAAAAATTTATTTTTTCAAAAACTAATAAAAATGAAGTTCATAAATTTATATTGTCTTTAAACCAAAGACCAAGAAAAATACTAAATTATCTTTCACCAATCGAATATTTGGATAGAAAAATAATTTAG
- a CDS encoding SemiSWEET family sugar transporter produces the protein MANTEWWIITIIGIIGALVAVIAFCPQSLKTIKTKKTDGISLLTFILYTTANSLWVLWGIIHLSYHGGSESTILMKDLVIICANTPCAIWSGIILGIKINNMYKYGEDCKKWKGKVNIKSNF, from the coding sequence ATGGCAAATACTGAATGATGAATTATTACTATAATAGGGATTATTGGAGCACTTGTTGCTGTTATAGCATTTTGTCCACAATCTTTAAAAACAATAAAAACTAAAAAAACAGATGGTATTTCTTTACTTACATTTATTCTTTATACAACAGCTAACAGTTTATGAGTATTATGGGGCATTATTCATTTATCATATCATGGCGGATCTGAATCAACAATTTTAATGAAAGATTTAGTTATAATTTGTGCTAATACACCTTGTGCAATATGATCAGGAATTATTCTTGGTATTAAAATTAATAATATGTATAAATATGGTGAAGATTGTAAAAAATGAAAAGGTAAAGTAAATATAAAGAGCAACTTTTAA
- a CDS encoding protein phosphatase 2C domain-containing protein, with the protein MKINASYKTDVGNYRTNNQDAVLYLTNNTGQVIGVVCDGLGGHKCGEVASNMAVSMLKKFFETTDFTKLKYDKQIHAWLQEKIDIIQIEMNNFSLSNEQALDMGTTMVIILITNNKAYLVNIGDSRIYQYSEQGLKQLTVDHNILNLYLQKNTTKESSVDLNHTYWKALTSALGPRKPLKTDIFHLPLIIPSYFLLTSDGVHDFLEEYEIVNILEKNGNINNKVKLLIKQALLNVSTDNVTVLLMEIKF; encoded by the coding sequence ATGAAAATAAATGCTAGTTATAAAACAGATGTTGGTAATTATCGTACAAATAATCAAGATGCCGTTTTATATTTAACAAATAATACGGGACAAGTTATTGGTGTTGTTTGTGATGGTTTGGGTGGTCATAAATGTGGTGAAGTGGCCAGTAATATGGCTGTTAGTATGTTAAAAAAATTTTTTGAAACAACAGATTTTACTAAATTAAAATACGATAAACAAATTCATGCATGATTACAAGAAAAGATAGATATTATTCAAATTGAAATGAATAATTTTAGTTTAAGTAATGAACAAGCGCTTGATATGGGAACAACTATGGTAATAATTTTAATTACTAATAACAAAGCTTATTTAGTAAATATTGGTGATTCACGTATTTATCAATATAGTGAACAAGGATTAAAACAGTTAACAGTTGATCATAATATTTTAAATCTATATTTACAAAAAAACACAACTAAAGAATCAAGTGTTGATTTAAATCACACTTATTGAAAGGCATTAACTAGTGCTCTTGGTCCACGTAAGCCATTAAAAACCGATATTTTTCATTTACCCTTAATAATTCCATCATATTTTCTTTTAACTAGTGATGGTGTTCATGATTTTTTAGAAGAATATGAAATAGTTAATATATTAGAAAAAAATGGAAATATTAATAACAAAGTTAAGTTATTAATTAAGCAAGCATTACTTAATGTTTCAACTGATAATGTTACTGTATTATTAATGGAAATAAAATTTTAG
- a CDS encoding serine/threonine-protein kinase: protein MEINKLLNNRYYILKIIGSGGMAKVYEAQDKYLNRQVALKVINPISSLDDLIKERFLQEIRAVSRVRHPNVILVYDVFIDKKDWCLVFELLEGKTLKEYLSNYSVLSVNEVIVIMKEILKGVNACHAVNIIHRDLKPENIILTSSGAIKVLDFGIAVIDDYEVKKYANQVVGTMKYIAPEVVKFQKPTIQSDIYALGIILYELLVGKPPFFHKNPQILAAKHIKEPMPLIHEINKNIPQSLENIILKATAKDINDRYRTISELSNDLDCCLKTENKNNMLFKKNYLNSQKLKKPFYLKKEFLSSLILIILLLIGVIISILILY from the coding sequence ATGGAAATAAATAAATTATTGAATAATCGTTATTATATTTTAAAAATTATTGGTTCGGGTGGTATGGCTAAAGTTTATGAAGCACAAGATAAATATTTAAATCGGCAAGTTGCTTTAAAAGTAATTAATCCAATTTCATCACTAGATGACTTAATAAAAGAACGATTTTTGCAAGAAATTAGAGCAGTATCTAGAGTTAGACATCCCAATGTTATTTTGGTATATGATGTTTTTATTGATAAGAAAGATTGATGCTTAGTTTTTGAATTATTAGAAGGTAAAACATTAAAAGAATATTTAAGTAATTATTCAGTTTTATCAGTTAATGAAGTTATAGTTATTATGAAAGAAATTTTAAAAGGGGTTAATGCGTGTCATGCAGTCAATATTATTCATCGTGATTTAAAACCCGAAAATATTATTTTAACTAGTAGTGGAGCAATTAAAGTTTTAGACTTTGGTATTGCTGTTATTGATGATTATGAAGTTAAAAAATACGCTAATCAAGTTGTAGGAACAATGAAATATATTGCTCCAGAAGTAGTAAAATTTCAAAAACCAACAATTCAAAGTGATATTTATGCTTTAGGTATTATATTATATGAATTATTAGTTGGTAAACCACCTTTTTTTCATAAAAATCCACAAATATTAGCGGCCAAACATATTAAAGAACCAATGCCATTAATTCATGAAATTAATAAAAATATTCCACAAAGTTTAGAAAATATTATTTTGAAGGCAACTGCTAAGGATATTAATGATCGCTATCGGACAATTAGTGAATTGAGTAATGATTTAGATTGTTGTTTAAAAACGGAAAATAAAAATAATATGTTATTTAAGAAAAATTACTTAAATTCACAAAAATTAAAAAAACCATTTTATTTAAAAAAAGAATTTTTATCATCTTTAATTTTAATTATATTATTACTTATTGGTGTTATTATAAGCATATTAATTTTATATTAA
- the cdd gene encoding cytidine deaminase, with translation MEQVIDLLVLLKKAKAIQKNAYAPYSLFRVAAIVILKNSKEVLGVNVENAAYSVGICAERAALSQVIAQGYKKEDIISLFLITDSETVGSPCGMCRQFMIEIMPETCPIYISNKNENNDTKTICKILVKDLLPLAFKPSSLKGN, from the coding sequence ATGGAACAAGTTATAGATTTATTAGTATTATTGAAAAAAGCAAAAGCAATACAAAAAAATGCTTATGCTCCTTATTCTTTATTTAGAGTTGCTGCAATAGTAATTTTGAAAAATAGTAAAGAAGTGTTAGGAGTAAATGTTGAAAATGCTGCATACTCAGTAGGCATTTGTGCTGAAAGAGCGGCTTTGTCACAAGTTATTGCTCAAGGTTATAAAAAAGAAGATATTATTAGTTTATTTTTAATTACTGATAGTGAAACTGTTGGTTCTCCTTGTGGTATGTGTCGTCAATTTATGATTGAAATTATGCCAGAAACATGTCCTATTTATATTAGTAATAAAAATGAAAATAATGATACTAAAACAATTTGTAAAATATTAGTAAAAGACTTATTACCTTTAGCGTTTAAACCAAGTTCATTGAAAGGGAATTAA
- a CDS encoding UPF0236 family transposase-like protein: MLFKTNNAPKQEELHNFTMQTINNHYDIKLNIFAINWEYNNYNVVVAGDGALWIRAMASWLGCYYILDKYHAYSYLWKSFVNVRGKHQKKALDWTKYLDVTTTFSNGKYNELITILENNHNKVTKKTYNYFKNNEQGIINQNADWNIGCSAESDVYHFLKSLTNGAKIYHHQTLNNMLIAKANYLNARSYLNST, from the coding sequence ATGTTATTTAAAACTAATAATGCTCCAAAACAAGAAGAATTACATAATTTTACAATGCAAACTATTAATAATCATTATGATATTAAATTAAATATATTTGCTATTAATTGAGAATATAATAATTATAATGTAGTAGTTGCTGGGGATGGTGCATTATGAATTAGAGCAATGGCTAGTTGATTGGGTTGTTATTATATTTTAGATAAATATCATGCTTATAGTTATTTATGAAAATCTTTTGTTAATGTTCGTGGTAAACATCAAAAGAAAGCACTTGATTGAACAAAGTATTTAGATGTAACAACTACTTTTTCAAATGGTAAGTATAATGAATTAATTACTATTTTAGAAAATAATCATAATAAAGTTACTAAAAAAACTTATAATTATTTTAAAAATAATGAACAAGGAATTATTAATCAAAATGCTGATTGAAATATTGGTTGTAGTGCTGAAAGTGATGTATATCATTTTTTAAAATCTTTAACTAATGGAGCAAAAATATATCATCATCAAACATTGAATAATATGTTAATAGCAAAAGCAAATTATTTAAATGCTAGAAGTTATCTTAATAGTACTTAA
- a CDS encoding ribulose-phosphate 3-epimerase: MKKEVTIAASILTANFLSLKDDLLNLQNAGINWIHFDVMDHHFVENLSFGAKILSDVCKFSSNINIDCHMMVKITTLKVCDYLKPFIILPQVKNITLHYEALTEEQLKEFLQWKNPGFKKGIAINPDTPISKIYDYLKDLDTILIMSVQPGAGGQRFLDLTINKIKMLVKHIDNNFPNITIAVDGGINNLTANDCITAGANYLVAGSYLLNSDNSVKKQVAMLTNYEK; this comes from the coding sequence ATGAAAAAAGAAGTAACAATTGCCGCTAGCATTTTAACTGCTAACTTTCTATCTTTAAAAGATGATTTATTAAATTTACAAAATGCAGGAATTAATTGAATTCATTTTGATGTTATGGATCATCATTTTGTTGAAAATTTAAGTTTTGGTGCAAAAATATTAAGTGATGTATGTAAATTTAGTTCTAATATCAATATTGATTGTCATATGATGGTAAAGATAACAACATTAAAAGTATGTGATTATTTAAAACCATTTATAATTTTACCGCAAGTTAAAAATATTACTTTGCATTATGAAGCATTAACAGAAGAACAATTAAAAGAATTCCTGCAATGAAAAAACCCTGGTTTTAAAAAAGGAATTGCCATTAATCCTGATACACCAATTTCAAAAATTTATGATTATTTGAAAGATCTTGATACAATTTTAATTATGAGTGTGCAACCAGGTGCGGGTGGACAACGTTTTTTAGATTTAACTATTAATAAAATTAAAATGTTAGTAAAACATATCGATAATAATTTTCCAAATATTACAATTGCTGTTGATGGTGGCATTAATAATTTAACAGCAAATGATTGTATTACTGCTGGTGCTAATTACCTAGTAGCGGGTAGTTATTTATTAAATAGTGATAATTCAGTAAAAAAACAAGTTGCGATGTTAACAAATTATGAAAAATAG
- the ybeY gene encoding rRNA maturation RNase YbeY, which produces MPAKINIVNIYNDHNYDIKNFNILSEKILNAVAIKLKQKITWCIAVIFNDEQTSIELNKMYRHKDYVPDVLSFGNNDDDFPNINIDIRDLGDVYICYSKAVAQAQEYGHSLIRELSFLFIHGLLHTLGYDHQNSVEEKVMFDLQDEILNILGITRK; this is translated from the coding sequence ATGCCAGCAAAAATTAATATTGTAAATATTTACAATGATCATAACTATGACATTAAAAATTTTAATATTTTATCAGAAAAAATTTTAAATGCAGTAGCTATTAAGTTAAAACAGAAAATTACATGGTGTATTGCTGTTATTTTTAATGACGAACAGACTAGTATTGAATTAAATAAAATGTATCGTCATAAAGATTATGTTCCTGATGTTTTATCATTTGGAAATAATGATGATGATTTTCCAAATATTAATATTGATATTAGAGATTTAGGTGATGTTTATATTTGTTATTCAAAGGCAGTAGCGCAAGCACAAGAATATGGCCATAGTTTAATTAGAGAATTATCATTTCTTTTTATTCATGGATTACTTCATACATTAGGATATGATCATCAAAATAGCGTAGAAGAAAAGGTTATGTTTGATTTACAAGATGAAATTTTAAATATTCTTGGTATTACTAGAAAATAA
- a CDS encoding ATP-binding cassette domain-containing protein, giving the protein MNKIKNFSPFLIPNYLYYSLIIIINNLFLVTTFFIAQVFYKHFINQIILNNSLQLAMILLLSFFFINLMKILIEYILNKICQKFYFYFNNFLVDLFHNKWFKSKPIEIQKYNGSDFLQIYQDINNISTMFCYNSLEIIINFITSVIVSIVLIKIHFMIWLVNLLNGFITVLIIFIIMLWKKPLVKKELVTKLDLQQQIILSQKNFEDAYFRNLQLHIKSILVKKYNTHINNYWQLNNLVINNSSLTSFIKNIISFITIYLSLILIFDGKINLSQLIFITSISIYINSFFQNIGNSLIFFPVFINCRLQYKNNKNFFSISINKIVLKDCYFNLRNKVVFSNLNLILKQSNIIIGPSGIGKTTLLSLLIQKYVPFQGKILINNEIGLDNISYEFWQKKCIYLHSNSIIHNGTVLENILSFNITKEKLINFQKLGFNDLLGSLGLTTFYYYQEYGANLSQGQKQIIIFLSLFFYDWKVILLDEILSNINNDLKIKLITLLLNHYKKKLLFMQVMI; this is encoded by the coding sequence ATGAATAAAATTAAAAATTTTTCACCATTTTTGATTCCAAATTATTTATATTATTCATTAATTATTATAATTAATAATTTATTTTTGGTTACTACCTTTTTTATAGCACAAGTATTTTATAAGCATTTTATTAATCAAATTATTTTAAATAATAGTTTACAGTTAGCAATGATTTTATTATTAAGTTTCTTTTTTATTAATTTAATGAAAATTTTAATTGAATATATTTTAAATAAAATATGTCAAAAATTTTATTTTTATTTCAATAACTTTTTAGTAGATTTATTTCATAATAAATGATTTAAAAGTAAACCAATAGAAATACAAAAATATAATGGTAGTGATTTTTTACAAATATATCAAGATATTAATAATATATCAACTATGTTTTGTTATAATAGTTTAGAGATAATTATTAATTTTATTACTAGTGTTATTGTTAGCATAGTTTTGATTAAGATTCATTTTATGATTTGATTAGTAAATTTATTAAATGGTTTTATAACAGTATTAATTATTTTTATAATAATGTTATGAAAAAAACCATTAGTAAAAAAAGAACTAGTTACCAAATTAGATTTGCAGCAACAAATAATTTTAAGTCAAAAAAATTTTGAAGATGCCTATTTTCGTAATTTGCAACTGCATATTAAAAGTATATTAGTTAAAAAGTATAATACACATATTAATAATTATTGACAATTAAATAATTTAGTTATTAATAATAGTTCGTTAACAAGTTTTATTAAAAATATTATTAGTTTTATTACTATATATTTATCATTAATATTAATTTTTGATGGTAAAATTAATCTATCTCAATTAATATTTATTACTAGTATTAGTATTTATATTAATTCTTTTTTTCAAAATATTGGTAATAGTCTTATTTTCTTTCCGGTTTTTATTAATTGTAGATTACAATATAAGAATAACAAAAATTTTTTTTCAATATCAATTAATAAAATAGTATTAAAAGATTGTTATTTTAATTTAAGAAATAAAGTAGTTTTTAGTAATTTAAATTTAATATTAAAACAAAGTAATATTATTATTGGTCCTTCTGGCATTGGTAAAACAACCTTACTATCATTATTAATTCAGAAATATGTGCCTTTTCAAGGTAAAATTTTAATTAATAATGAAATTGGATTAGATAATATTTCATATGAATTTTGACAAAAAAAATGTATTTATTTACATTCAAATTCTATTATTCATAACGGTACAGTTTTAGAAAATATCTTATCATTTAATATTACAAAAGAAAAATTAATAAATTTTCAAAAATTAGGATTTAATGATCTCTTGGGCAGTTTAGGTTTAACAACATTTTATTATTATCAAGAATATGGGGCTAATCTTAGTCAAGGTCAAAAACAAATAATTATTTTCTTAAGTTTATTTTTTTATGATTGAAAAGTAATTTTATTAGATGAAATTTTGAGTAACATCAATAATGATTTAAAAATAAAGTTAATAACTTTATTATTGAATCATTATAAAAAAAAATTATTATTTATGCAGGTCATGATTTAA
- a CDS encoding cysteine peptidase family C39 domain-containing protein encodes MKYPFVQQETENDCGLACLAMIYRFYFKKKLLINDIKKDIFLTKLGINLLELKQLASNYNLLLKSYNINFDKLKSLIIVKPLIIQIYNANVGFHFVVIYKKKKNKWLVANPEDIELSWKNIEDFAKIFYKCCYFN; translated from the coding sequence ATGAAATATCCTTTTGTTCAACAAGAAACAGAAAATGATTGTGGTTTGGCATGTCTTGCTATGATATATAGGTTTTATTTTAAGAAGAAGTTATTAATTAATGACATAAAAAAAGATATATTTTTAACAAAATTGGGAATTAATCTTTTAGAATTAAAACAATTGGCTAGTAATTATAATTTATTATTAAAATCTTATAATATTAATTTTGATAAATTAAAATCACTAATAATTGTTAAACCATTAATTATTCAAATATATAATGCTAATGTTGGATTTCATTTTGTAGTTATTTACAAAAAGAAAAAAAATAAATGACTGGTGGCAAATCCAGAAGATATTGAACTTAGTTGAAAAAATATTGAAGATTTTGCAAAAATTTTTTACAAATGTTGTTATTTCAACTAA
- a CDS encoding SemiSWEET family sugar transporter: protein MQTFIGIIGYLAGILSIITFIPQAIKTIKTKETKHIILSTYIIYNIANLFFLIFGILSVTLPVMWPEGADTLEIAIWGSTLIIPYTVTMTATNCIIYVKVKNMKTLGENARTLEE, encoded by the coding sequence ATGCAAACTTTTATTGGAATTATAGGTTATTTAGCCGGAATATTATCTATTATAACATTTATTCCACAAGCAATAAAAACAATAAAAACTAAGGAAACTAAACATATAATCTTATCAACTTATATAATTTATAATATTGCTAATCTTTTTTTCTTGATATTTGGAATACTTTCAGTAACATTACCAGTAATGTGACCAGAAGGTGCTGATACTCTTGAAATTGCAATTTGAGGTTCTACCTTAATAATACCGTATACAGTAACAATGACTGCAACTAATTGTATTATTTATGTTAAAGTAAAAAATATGAAAACGTTGGGCGAAAATGCTAGAACTTTGGAGGAATAA
- the rsgA gene encoding ribosome small subunit-dependent GTPase A, with product MNFKQGIVIGVANNFVEVRIENQIYSCLIKGNLKFQTTKILVGDYVKVNFKDDKNPLVESILPRFNELYRPSIANVDQVLIVSSLVNPFLSSFLLNKLLTIFNYYHLKIILIFTKIDLVTKDNEVWTKVKAYQNLNLPVIFISNVKKNGIEDLKKVFTNKLSILTGTSGVGKSSTLNSLDNNLKLWTQDISTSLNRGKHTTTKTRLYFLHDGIIADTPGFSVFQLQGLSSIDIATNFPSFTNIWQNCKFRTCLHQQEPECAIKKAVANKIISGFFYEDYCKILIEFNKVNNLK from the coding sequence ATGAACTTTAAACAAGGAATAGTTATTGGAGTTGCAAATAACTTTGTTGAAGTAAGAATTGAAAATCAAATTTATTCTTGTTTAATCAAAGGAAATTTAAAATTTCAAACAACAAAAATTTTAGTTGGTGATTATGTTAAAGTTAATTTTAAAGATGATAAAAATCCTTTGGTTGAATCAATTTTACCTCGATTTAATGAACTATATCGACCAAGCATTGCTAATGTTGATCAAGTATTAATTGTTAGTTCTCTTGTTAATCCTTTTCTTAGTAGTTTTCTATTAAATAAATTATTAACTATTTTTAATTATTATCATTTAAAAATAATTTTAATATTTACAAAAATTGATTTGGTAACTAAAGATAATGAAGTTTGAACAAAAGTTAAAGCATATCAGAATTTAAATTTACCAGTAATTTTTATTTCAAATGTTAAAAAAAATGGTATTGAAGATTTAAAAAAAGTTTTTACAAACAAGTTATCAATATTAACAGGTACTTCAGGAGTGGGAAAGAGTTCAACTTTAAATAGTTTGGATAATAATTTAAAACTATGAACACAGGATATTTCTACAAGTTTAAATCGTGGTAAACATACCACAACTAAAACTCGCCTTTATTTTTTACATGATGGTATTATTGCAGATACACCTGGTTTTTCGGTCTTTCAATTGCAAGGTTTAAGTAGTATTGATATTGCTACTAATTTTCCTAGTTTTACTAATATTTGACAAAATTGTAAGTTTCGTACTTGCTTACATCAGCAAGAACCAGAATGTGCAATTAAAAAAGCAGTTGCAAATAAAATAATTTCTGGTTTTTTTTATGAAGATTATTGTAAAATTTTAATAGAATTCAATAAAGTTAATAATTTAAAATAA
- a CDS encoding terminase small subunit, translated as MQEEKIKIRTIFNDATKLREALENYFIHCKDFDEIPTKLGMLIYLDITENTLKKWKEKKRNTFLQQINWAHSQIEHLNLQRYLKSHSSNSSWYLERAYVNKYHLSTKIDIKNNDNTTPIAISLENKSKNKC; from the coding sequence GTGCAAGAAGAAAAAATAAAAATAAGAACAATTTTTAATGATGCTACAAAATTAAGAGAAGCATTAGAAAATTATTTTATTCATTGTAAAGATTTTGATGAAATACCTACTAAATTAGGAATGTTAATTTATTTAGATATAACTGAAAATACTTTAAAAAAATGAAAAGAAAAAAAGAGAAATACTTTTTTACAACAAATTAATTGAGCGCATTCTCAAATTGAACACTTAAATTTACAAAGATATTTAAAGTCACATTCTTCTAATTCTTCATGATATTTAGAAAGAGCATATGTTAATAAATATCATTTATCTACAAAAATTGATATAAAAAATAATGATAATACCACCCCTATAGCAATTAGTTTAGAAAATAAGAGTAAAAATAAATGTTAG
- a CDS encoding methyltransferase domain-containing protein, with protein sequence MIIQNDVYKILVQVILEKGHCNVLLAQMMRDKNLTLSEKEAIEKIVLGTLKNQIYLDYILNQIWNVLKSVITIPFHITILLWIVLYEIYFLEITNKEIFIENTLKKVSTIDNKLTFIISKVLDLCFTEFRSEFNLQKESKQNIKLIKYSYPSWLYSLIKSQFSINIANQLIKDNLKMPLISFRVNTLKTTVNKVLNNENYKSFNFCLSEIVSDGIISSKSIFNTKLYENGEIIKQDQASMLVSHFLDPQPYDEVLDMCAGIASKTAHMAALMSNHGKIVACDINEERLKIGATYLKKLGVTNTELKYGDSTILDFNNKFDKILIDAPSTAWGLIKRKPEVKLINWSKEEINHLITVQAKLLNKAYQLLKPEAIIVYVTCTFNIKENQNQIEKFVKNHADMTIIAEKQFFGFNNNTDGFYICKLKKGI encoded by the coding sequence ATGATAATTCAAAATGATGTTTATAAAATTCTAGTACAAGTAATCCTAGAAAAAGGTCATTGTAATGTTTTATTAGCACAAATGATGCGAGATAAAAATCTAACATTATCAGAAAAAGAAGCAATTGAAAAGATAGTACTAGGAACTTTAAAAAATCAAATTTATTTAGATTATATATTAAATCAAATATGAAATGTTTTGAAATCAGTAATTACTATTCCTTTTCACATAACTATTTTATTATGAATAGTTTTATATGAAATCTATTTTTTAGAAATTACTAATAAAGAAATTTTCATTGAAAATACTTTAAAAAAAGTAAGCACCATTGATAATAAACTAACATTTATTATTTCTAAAGTATTAGATTTATGTTTTACTGAATTTAGATCAGAATTTAACTTACAAAAAGAAAGTAAACAAAATATTAAATTAATTAAATATAGTTATCCTAGTTGATTATATTCTTTAATAAAATCACAATTTAGTATTAATATTGCAAATCAATTGATAAAAGATAACTTAAAAATGCCATTAATTAGTTTTAGAGTTAATACATTAAAAACTACTGTTAATAAAGTGTTAAACAATGAAAATTATAAATCTTTTAACTTTTGTTTAAGCGAGATAGTATCTGATGGTATTATTAGTTCAAAGTCAATTTTTAACACAAAATTATATGAAAATGGTGAAATTATTAAACAAGACCAAGCAAGTATGCTAGTTAGTCATTTTTTAGATCCACAACCATATGATGAAGTATTAGATATGTGTGCAGGAATTGCTAGTAAAACAGCTCATATGGCAGCTTTAATGTCTAATCACGGTAAGATAGTTGCTTGTGATATCAATGAAGAACGATTAAAAATTGGTGCTACTTATTTAAAAAAATTAGGCGTAACAAATACTGAACTTAAATATGGTGATTCTACAATATTGGATTTTAATAATAAGTTTGACAAAATTTTAATTGATGCTCCTAGTACTGCTTGAGGTTTAATTAAAAGAAAACCAGAAGTTAAACTTATCAATTGAAGTAAAGAAGAAATTAATCACTTAATTACTGTTCAAGCAAAATTATTAAATAAGGCTTATCAACTTTTAAAACCCGAAGCGATAATTGTGTATGTTACTTGTACTTTCAATATTAAAGAAAATCAAAATCAAATTGAGAAGTTTGTTAAAAATCACGCAGATATGACAATCATTGCAGAAAAACAATTTTTTGGTTTTAATAACAATACTGATGGATTTTATATTTGTAAATTAAAAAAAGGAATATAG